One Streptomyces sp. SAI-135 DNA segment encodes these proteins:
- the tatA gene encoding Sec-independent protein translocase subunit TatA, whose product MFGRLGAPEIILILVVIILLFGAKKLPDMARSLGKSARILKSEAKAMKEEGGSNTATPAGPPSTDEQNPAQRTIQAAPGDVTSSRPVTEPTDTTKR is encoded by the coding sequence ATGTTCGGAAGGCTCGGCGCCCCCGAGATCATTCTCATCCTCGTCGTCATCATCCTGCTGTTCGGCGCGAAGAAGCTTCCCGACATGGCGCGCTCGCTCGGCAAGTCCGCCCGCATCCTCAAGAGCGAGGCCAAGGCGATGAAGGAGGAGGGCGGCAGCAACACGGCCACCCCGGCCGGCCCGCCCAGCACCGACGAGCAGAACCCGGCTCAGCGCACCATCCAGGCCGCCCCCGGCGACGTGACGAGCTCGCGCCCGGTCACCGAGCCGACGGACACGACCAAGCGCTGA
- a CDS encoding WYL domain-containing protein produces the protein MAGKPVRPTNAIDQTRRMLSLVTYLKERPGARVEDVARAFGITEDELVSDLDVLPMCGTSFRGGDLLDIDTDGERIWWHNPAALGEETAEPLRLAADEATALLVAARAVATLPGLREGDRQALLRATAKVETAAGEAAGASARLSVTFESEGGVFADVDRAIAERRRLWIRYYSPARDELTEREIDPIRLVSVGHTYVEAWCRRSEARRTFRLDRVAEIKILDEPSAPPEVELRDLSEGLVQPAAEDPEVVVEVGPGGRWVAEYYPHDSADELSDGGLRITLRTPDPASLRRLALRLGRDGRIVAPRDLADSAREAAREALAAYDGVEAQGAHPVDAGRDRQDDGQYDRQEQGL, from the coding sequence GTGGCAGGCAAACCGGTCAGGCCCACGAACGCCATCGACCAGACCCGGCGGATGCTCTCGCTGGTGACCTATCTGAAGGAGCGTCCCGGAGCGCGCGTCGAGGACGTGGCCCGCGCCTTCGGGATCACCGAGGACGAGCTGGTCTCCGACCTCGATGTGCTGCCCATGTGCGGCACCAGCTTCCGCGGCGGCGATCTGCTCGACATCGACACCGACGGCGAGCGCATCTGGTGGCACAACCCGGCCGCCCTCGGCGAGGAGACCGCCGAGCCGCTCCGGCTCGCCGCCGACGAGGCGACCGCGCTGCTGGTGGCCGCCCGCGCGGTCGCCACGCTGCCCGGTCTCAGGGAGGGCGACCGGCAGGCGCTGCTGCGGGCCACCGCCAAGGTGGAGACCGCGGCCGGTGAGGCAGCCGGTGCCAGCGCGCGGCTGTCGGTGACCTTCGAGTCGGAGGGCGGCGTCTTCGCGGACGTCGACCGCGCCATCGCCGAGCGCCGGCGCCTGTGGATCCGCTACTACTCGCCGGCCCGTGACGAGCTCACCGAGCGTGAGATCGACCCGATCCGCCTGGTCAGCGTCGGCCACACCTATGTGGAGGCGTGGTGCCGCCGCTCCGAGGCGCGGCGCACCTTCCGGCTCGACCGGGTTGCCGAGATCAAGATCCTCGACGAGCCGTCCGCGCCGCCCGAGGTGGAGCTCAGGGACCTGTCGGAGGGGCTGGTGCAGCCCGCGGCCGAGGACCCCGAGGTGGTCGTCGAGGTCGGTCCCGGCGGCCGCTGGGTCGCGGAGTACTACCCGCACGACAGTGCGGATGAGCTTTCCGACGGCGGGCTGCGTATTACCCTGCGCACCCCCGACCCGGCGTCGCTGCGCAGGCTGGCGCTCCGGCTCGGCCGCGACGGCCGCATCGTCGCGCCGCGCGACCTCGCCGACAGCGCCCGCGAGGCGGCCCGCGAGGCGCTCGCGGCCTACGACGGGGTCGAGGCGCAGGGCGCGCACCCGGTGGACGCGGGGCGCGACAGGCAGGACGACGGGCAGTACGACAGGCAGGAGCAGGGGCTTTGA
- a CDS encoding WYL domain-containing protein: MAIAKAERLMNLALCLLGTRRPLSKRELRESIEAYLEANSDDSFNRMFERDKDDLRELGLVIETVENLDGEVGYLARRDSNRLPPITLDAEEAAALGLAAKVWQQARLAGAASGALQKLRAAGLPEDVDPYEAHGALEPRIPVHEASFEPLMLACRDRRPVVFDYRKATAARPEPRHVEPWALECWRGHWYLAGFDRDRGAERVFRLSRITGRVRSRGAQFTAPVPDVVTVRETVASWAGETADRSALIRLRTGAGYPLRAKATSVRELGDGWDELEIPYGHGLDAWLVEFGPDVVVLEPAELRADVVDRLRAVAKG, from the coding sequence ATGGCCATTGCCAAGGCCGAGCGGCTGATGAACCTGGCGCTGTGTCTGCTCGGGACGCGACGGCCGCTGAGCAAGCGCGAGCTCAGGGAGTCCATCGAGGCCTACCTGGAAGCCAATTCCGACGACTCCTTCAACCGGATGTTCGAGCGCGACAAGGACGATCTGCGCGAACTCGGGCTCGTGATCGAGACCGTGGAGAACCTCGACGGCGAAGTCGGCTATCTCGCCCGCCGGGACAGCAACCGGCTGCCGCCCATCACCCTCGATGCCGAGGAGGCCGCCGCCCTGGGGCTGGCCGCCAAGGTGTGGCAGCAGGCCCGGCTCGCCGGCGCCGCCAGCGGCGCGCTGCAGAAACTTCGCGCGGCGGGGCTGCCCGAGGACGTCGACCCGTACGAGGCGCACGGTGCGCTGGAGCCGCGGATCCCGGTGCACGAGGCCTCCTTCGAGCCGCTGATGCTGGCCTGCCGCGACCGCCGCCCGGTCGTCTTCGACTACCGCAAGGCCACCGCCGCCCGGCCCGAACCGCGCCATGTCGAGCCGTGGGCGCTGGAGTGCTGGCGCGGCCACTGGTACCTGGCCGGGTTCGACCGGGACCGCGGTGCCGAGCGGGTCTTCAGGCTCTCCCGGATCACCGGCAGGGTGCGCTCGCGCGGGGCGCAGTTCACGGCCCCGGTCCCCGATGTCGTCACCGTCCGCGAGACCGTGGCGAGCTGGGCGGGGGAGACCGCCGACCGCAGCGCGCTGATCCGGCTGCGCACCGGCGCCGGGTACCCCTTGCGGGCGAAGGCCACCTCGGTGCGGGAACTGGGCGACGGCTGGGACGAGTTGGAGATCCCGTACGGCCACGGACTGGACGCGTGGCTGGTGGAGTTCGGTCCCGACGTGGTGGTCCTGGAGCCCGCCGAGCTGCGGGCCGACGTGGTGGACCGGCTGCGTGCCGTGGCCAAGGGCTGA
- a CDS encoding FKBP-type peptidyl-prolyl cis-trans isomerase produces MSIDKPEIDFPGGEPPADLEIKDIWEGDGEVAQAGQTVTVHYVGVAFSTGEEFDASWNRGQPFRFPLGGGRVIKGWDQGVQGMKVGGRRQLTIPAHLAYGNQSPTPAIKPGETLIFVVDLLGV; encoded by the coding sequence GTGAGCATCGACAAGCCCGAGATCGACTTCCCGGGCGGCGAGCCCCCGGCGGACCTGGAGATCAAGGACATCTGGGAGGGCGACGGCGAGGTTGCGCAGGCCGGCCAGACCGTCACCGTCCACTACGTGGGCGTGGCCTTCAGCACCGGTGAGGAGTTCGACGCCAGCTGGAACCGTGGTCAGCCGTTCCGCTTCCCGCTGGGCGGCGGCCGGGTCATCAAGGGCTGGGACCAGGGTGTGCAGGGCATGAAGGTCGGCGGCCGCCGCCAGCTGACCATTCCCGCGCACCTGGCCTACGGCAACCAGAGCCCCACCCCGGCGATCAAGCCCGGTGAGACCCTGATCTTCGTGGTCGACCTCCTCGGCGTCTGA
- a CDS encoding FKBP-type peptidyl-prolyl cis-trans isomerase produces MRRRSLLIAVPAGLATLAACGDDKSDSSKASDSASPSSSSASQAPPPKIVAGPLPAITAGAKFGEKPTVAKGSGDPSKDLAVKTLIAGGGTTIAEGDYVQAHYLGQIWSTAKVFDNSYDRKTALVIQLAQNSIIDGWRYALTGKKAGSRVQFSVPPTWGYGKEGNAQAGIKGTDTLVFVVDVQDTFNAKSSAKGKDVAQSDAKLPKVGTNTDGKAPSIEIPEVDAPTKLVSEYVIEGDGDEVAADSTLLVQYKGVVWDGGKEFDSTYSRKQLASFSLQQVVKGWAQGLTGKKVGSRVLISIPPKLGYGDNPPAGSGIEKDSTLVFTVDILAKM; encoded by the coding sequence GTGCGCCGACGCTCCCTTCTCATCGCCGTTCCCGCAGGACTGGCCACACTCGCCGCATGCGGTGACGACAAGTCCGACTCGAGCAAGGCGAGCGACAGCGCGTCACCCTCGTCGTCCTCGGCCTCCCAGGCGCCGCCGCCGAAGATCGTCGCCGGTCCGCTGCCGGCGATCACGGCGGGCGCGAAGTTCGGTGAGAAGCCGACGGTCGCCAAGGGCAGCGGCGATCCGTCGAAGGACCTCGCGGTCAAGACGCTCATCGCGGGCGGCGGCACCACCATCGCCGAGGGCGACTACGTCCAGGCCCACTACCTGGGGCAGATCTGGAGCACGGCGAAGGTCTTCGACAACTCCTACGACCGTAAGACGGCGCTGGTCATCCAGCTCGCGCAGAACAGCATCATCGACGGCTGGCGGTACGCCCTGACGGGCAAGAAGGCCGGCAGCCGGGTCCAGTTCTCGGTGCCGCCCACCTGGGGTTACGGCAAGGAGGGCAACGCGCAGGCGGGTATCAAGGGCACCGACACGCTGGTGTTCGTCGTCGACGTGCAGGACACGTTCAACGCGAAGAGCTCCGCCAAGGGCAAGGACGTCGCGCAGAGCGACGCCAAGCTGCCCAAGGTGGGCACCAACACCGACGGCAAGGCTCCCTCGATCGAGATCCCCGAGGTGGACGCGCCGACCAAGCTGGTGTCGGAGTACGTCATCGAGGGCGACGGCGACGAGGTCGCGGCCGACAGCACGCTGCTCGTGCAGTACAAGGGCGTGGTGTGGGACGGCGGCAAGGAGTTCGACTCGACGTACAGCCGCAAGCAGCTGGCGTCGTTCTCGCTCCAGCAGGTCGTCAAGGGGTGGGCGCAGGGTCTGACCGGCAAGAAGGTCGGCAGCAGGGTGCTGATCTCCATTCCGCCGAAGCTGGGTTACGGCGACAACCCGCCGGCCGGCAGCGGGATCGAGAAGGACTCCACGCTGGTCTTCACCGTGGACATCCTCGCGAAGATGTGA